GGAGCTCACGTCCCACACGGCAGCTACCAACATGGTCGGCCCCTTGGGCATTACGGCTGCCATGGCGGCCGGCTTCAATCCTGTTCCCGTCGCCGTAGCCATCGCCCTGGCCTCGTCGCTGGGCTTCATGCTTCCCGTCTCGACGCCGCCGAACGCCATCGTGTACGCCAGCGGCTACATCCCCATTACCAAAATGATCAAGACGGGCGTATACATCGACATCATCGGCATCGCCTGCGTCACCATCCCCTTGGCAATATACGTCGTCAAATGGGTTATTTCCTAACAGTATCTATATACAAAGACAGCCCTGAAAACGGAATCGCGCCGTTTCAGGGCTGTTCTTTTCTGTATCGTTGAGTTATACCGCTTATTTCAGCGTCTTCATAAAGGCCAGCAGGGCGTCGACGTCTTTTTCCTTCGTCGCCCAGGACGTGCAGATGCGGATGGCAATGCGGCCGTCGGGTAAATCGGCGAAGTGGTCTACCGAATAGGATTGGCTGATTGTCTTCAGCTGTTCTTCCGTCACAATCGGCAGCTGCTGGTTCGTCTGATGCTCGTACAAGAAGGAATAGCCCGCTTCTTTCAGGCCCTTGTACACCTTGACGGCCAGGTCGGCGGCGTGACGGGCGCTCTTCATGTATAAGTCGTCCGTAAACAGCGCTTCGTACTGTACGCCTAAGAGCCAGCCCTTGGCCAGGAGGCCGCCGCGCTGCTTGATGTGGTAGGGAAATTCCTTAGACAGGTCTTCGTCCATAATGACGACGGCTTCGCCGAATAAGGCGCCCTGCTTGGTGCCGCCGACGGTAAAGACGTCGCAGATCTGCGGCAGGTCGGCCAGGGTCATGTCGCTGTCCGGCGCGGCCAGGGCGTAGCCGAGGCGGGCTCCGTCGACAAATAATTTCATGCCGTATTCCTTGCAGACGTCGTGAATGGCGGCGATTTCAGCACGGCTGTACATGGTGCCGACCTCCGTCGTCTGGGAAATATAGACCATGCCGGGCTGTACAAAGAACAGGGCGTGCGTTTCCTTCCAGTACGCCTGGCAGACGTCGCGTACCTGCTGAGCTGTCAGCTTTCCGTCCGCCGTTTCGACCGACAGGATTTTATGGCCCGTCGCTTCGATAGCGCCCGTTTCATGGTTGAAAATATGGGACGTCTGCGGCGCAATGACGCCCTGATAGTTTTTCAGGCAGGAAGCGATGACCG
This region of Megasphaera stantonii genomic DNA includes:
- a CDS encoding threonine aldolase family protein — encoded protein: MVRFECDYLEGAPLPVLEAIAKANLEQNPGYGFDSHSDHARDLIRQACQAPEAGVYFLVGGTQANLTVIASCLKNYQGVIAPQTSHIFNHETGAIEATGHKILSVETADGKLTAQQVRDVCQAYWKETHALFFVQPGMVYISQTTEVGTMYSRAEIAAIHDVCKEYGMKLFVDGARLGYALAAPDSDMTLADLPQICDVFTVGGTKQGALFGEAVVIMDEDLSKEFPYHIKQRGGLLAKGWLLGVQYEALFTDDLYMKSARHAADLAVKVYKGLKEAGYSFLYEHQTNQQLPIVTEEQLKTISQSYSVDHFADLPDGRIAIRICTSWATKEKDVDALLAFMKTLK